In one Anopheles cruzii unplaced genomic scaffold, idAnoCruzAS_RS32_06 scaffold00463_ctg1, whole genome shotgun sequence genomic region, the following are encoded:
- the LOC128276081 gene encoding regucalcin: protein MSSYKVEQLPSPLSVLGEGPHWDVERQSLYYNDIYGGSIHRYDYAENKTYNATVEGFPVIGFIVPVKGNDRHFLIGTFRTVTLIDWDGRSETATFVRTVGEVEPDMPDNRFNDGKVDSKGRLYAGTMRLEAKGDIFEMRLGTFYRYDPTEGGQFRVLKKSIGVSNGLCWNAAGDRLYYIDSCDLDVKEYQVDANGDLSNERVVVDFRVDGERPPFVPDGMTIDAEGSLYVATFGGSTVYKVNSTTGKVELEIKLPCEQVTSAAFGGPNLDVLFVTTSAKEFKSPQPAPAGALFKVTGLGVKGTPMHAVALD, encoded by the exons CAGAGTCTGTACTACAACGATATTTACGGCGGATCCATCCATCGCTATGACTACGCAGAGAACAAAACCTACAACGCTACCGTTG AGGGTTTCCCGGTGATTGGGTTCATCGTGCCGGTAAAAGGCAACGATCGTCATTTTCTTATCGGCACCTTCCGTACGGTGACGCTGATCGATTGGGATGGCCGCTCGGAGACGGCCACTTTCGTGCGAACGGTCGGTGAAGTCGAACCAGACATGCCAGACAACAGGTTCAACGATGGGAAGGTCGACAGCAAGGGCCGCCTCTACGCCGGTACCATGCGGCTGGAAGCGAAGGGTGATATCTTCGAGATGCGCCTCGGTACCTTCTATCGCTACGACCCCACCGAAGGGGGTCAGTTCCGAGTGCTCAAGAAGAGCATCGGTGTCTCGAACGGATTGTGCTGGAATGcggccggcgatcggttgTACTACATCGATTCGTGCGATCTGGACGTGAAGGAGTACCAAGTGGATGCGAATGGCGATCTGT CTAACGAGCGCGTCGTCGTGGACTTCCGTGTTGACGGCGAGCGACCACCATTCGTTCCGGACGGTATGACCATCGATGCGGAAGGATCGCTGTACGTCGCCACCTTCGGTGGTTCCACCGTCTACAAGGTCAACTCCAC CACGGGCAAGGTGGAACTGGAGATTAAACTGCCGTGCGAACAGGTGACATCGGCCGCATTCGGTGGCCCCAATCTGGACGTCCTCTTCGTGACGACATCGGCGAAGGAATTCAAATCGCCacaaccggccccggccggtgcCCTCTTCAAGGTGACCGGACTCGGCGTCAAGGGAACTCCCATGCACGCCGTCGCGTTGGACtag